One Telluria mixta DNA window includes the following coding sequences:
- a CDS encoding HupE/UreJ family protein — translation MSILLRLVLAWLALAWSGSAAAADSEVLLEFREDAVLAELRLPLRDLAAAFGRPLPASPLPVRGRLHAELARYLGAHIVPVTDDGRRWWVELADMRVAVDAEPRILVAHALLVPPAGASARRFVLDYDAIARELPGHATRLAVRSDWHGGVLASGPATIALLDAPRGRVAVDRADGGAWRGWLAACRLGLRHAADAGRYLLLLLVLALPAAMRSPVLLARIGAAFALGQTLALLAGAPGWFRVPAGTLDALAAGALVLAAAHAVRPLFGGRETWYATGCGLLYGLAAAGTVGALDLDGWQLAAAILAFAAGCALGQAAMLGGVLYVAVAAGTYMRSPLIRRR, via the coding sequence ATGAGCATCCTGCTGCGCCTCGTCCTCGCCTGGCTCGCGCTGGCCTGGTCCGGCAGCGCCGCGGCGGCCGATTCGGAAGTGCTGCTCGAATTCCGCGAGGATGCCGTCCTGGCCGAACTGCGCCTGCCGCTGCGCGACCTGGCGGCCGCGTTCGGACGGCCGCTGCCCGCATCGCCGCTGCCGGTACGGGGCCGCCTGCATGCGGAACTCGCACGCTATCTCGGCGCCCACATCGTCCCCGTCACCGACGACGGCCGCCGCTGGTGGGTGGAACTCGCGGACATGCGCGTCGCCGTCGATGCCGAGCCGCGGATCCTCGTCGCGCACGCGCTCCTGGTGCCGCCCGCCGGCGCCAGCGCGCGCCGCTTCGTGCTCGACTACGACGCCATCGCGCGCGAACTTCCCGGCCATGCGACCCGCCTGGCCGTCCGCAGCGACTGGCACGGGGGCGTCCTCGCCAGCGGCCCCGCCACCATCGCGCTACTGGATGCGCCGCGCGGCCGGGTCGCCGTCGACCGCGCGGACGGCGGCGCGTGGCGCGGCTGGCTGGCCGCCTGCAGGCTGGGCCTGCGCCACGCGGCGGACGCGGGACGCTACCTGCTGCTCCTGCTCGTGCTGGCCCTGCCGGCGGCCATGCGCTCGCCGGTCCTGCTCGCCCGCATCGGCGCCGCGTTCGCACTGGGGCAGACGCTCGCGCTGCTGGCGGGCGCGCCCGGCTGGTTCCGGGTGCCCGCCGGCACCCTCGATGCCCTCGCGGCCGGCGCCCTCGTACTGGCGGCGGCGCACGCGGTGCGTCCGCTGTTCGGAGGCCGCGAGACGTGGTACGCCACCGGGTGCGGCCTGCTGTACGGCCTCGCCGCCGCCGGCACCGTCGGCGCGCTGGACCTCGACGGCTGGCAGCTGGCCGCCGCGATCCTCGCGTTCGCGGCCGGTTGCGCGCTGGGGCAGGCGGCCATGCTGGGCGGCGTGCTGTACGTGGCCGTGGCCGCGGGAACGTACATGCGCAGCCCCCTGATCAGGAGACGATGA
- a CDS encoding NHL domain-containing protein, with translation MSPQNRLHRAVVLSLAIVLASCGGGGGGGGNGAPAPVQATPAPPAAVGPAITSQPVSQSVVAGQAATFSVAADGTATGYQWQRDGKDIPGATGLTYTLANPQAGDSGSRFTAVATGTRGSTASTAATLTVSVPKGLALVAGNPGGVGNLDGTDARLALPGLLAMQPSGALFLVDDMDGFAFTPGIRAIDLATGAVTTLARDPALHDARAIAVDAAGNLYDAPWATGPATAIYRTPPGGKRTLFAGAAGATGSVDGAATAARFTEISGLTVDAAGNLYVNDGGKTVRKVAQDGTVTTLAGGAQPAFRQIAALAADRDGNLTLIDDGALRTVSTAGTVATRTLVAVDGGSSNLGGSGVTVDGAGNAYVLDHTYPPRVRKIAPDGTVTTVATLPASGSSGTHYTNLVADAAGNLYVGDDASQVIRRISAGTVAPFAGRGASVANVDGTGAAAQFSLAGVLGPDPRYELATDAQGNVYVGEGAVVRKVTPAGVATTLNLPPGGRTLGYYVSSVAVDGSMLAVSNGVVARIDAAGVSHFIAGQAGVAGIADGVGAKATFTSPSGLFEDVQGNIWLTDTVPGPMTDVGVKTYRRKIAPDGTVTTLPADTPIPSVTLYRGKDGTQWGVDTSFNVVRTDPNGTRTVVRQARDVADRVTGLTVDGSGNLYLAMQEGSTLYSVRKITPAGTETVIAGKPGAVGVRAGTPGSLGPVDAIAVAPDGTVYVMSENALVRILQ, from the coding sequence ATGTCCCCGCAAAACCGCTTGCACCGCGCCGTCGTGCTGTCCCTCGCCATCGTCCTCGCGTCCTGCGGCGGCGGCGGAGGCGGAGGCGGCAACGGCGCACCCGCCCCCGTCCAGGCGACCCCCGCGCCGCCCGCTGCAGTGGGCCCGGCCATCACGTCCCAGCCGGTGTCGCAATCGGTCGTCGCCGGCCAGGCCGCAACCTTCTCCGTCGCGGCGGACGGCACGGCCACCGGCTACCAGTGGCAGCGCGACGGCAAGGACATCCCCGGCGCGACCGGCCTCACTTACACGCTGGCCAACCCGCAGGCAGGCGACAGCGGCAGCAGGTTCACGGCCGTGGCCACCGGTACGCGCGGCAGCACCGCCAGTACGGCGGCGACGCTCACCGTCTCGGTACCGAAAGGACTCGCACTCGTCGCGGGCAACCCCGGCGGCGTGGGCAACCTGGACGGCACGGACGCCCGGCTGGCCCTGCCCGGCCTGCTCGCCATGCAGCCATCCGGGGCGCTCTTCCTCGTCGACGACATGGACGGTTTCGCGTTCACGCCGGGCATACGCGCCATCGACCTCGCGACGGGGGCGGTTACCACGCTGGCGCGCGACCCGGCGCTGCACGACGCCCGCGCCATCGCCGTCGACGCGGCCGGCAACCTCTACGACGCACCGTGGGCGACCGGGCCCGCGACGGCCATCTACCGGACGCCGCCCGGCGGCAAGCGCACGCTGTTCGCCGGCGCGGCCGGCGCGACGGGCAGCGTGGACGGTGCCGCCACGGCCGCACGCTTCACCGAGATCAGCGGCCTCACGGTGGACGCCGCCGGCAACCTGTACGTGAACGACGGCGGCAAGACCGTCCGCAAAGTGGCGCAGGACGGCACCGTCACGACCCTCGCGGGCGGTGCCCAGCCCGCGTTCCGGCAGATCGCCGCACTGGCCGCCGACCGCGACGGCAACCTGACGCTGATCGACGACGGCGCGCTGCGCACGGTGTCCACGGCCGGCACCGTCGCGACCCGCACGCTCGTCGCGGTGGACGGCGGCTCGTCGAACCTCGGCGGGTCGGGTGTCACCGTCGACGGCGCGGGCAACGCCTACGTGCTCGACCACACGTATCCACCCCGGGTCCGCAAGATCGCCCCGGACGGCACGGTGACGACGGTGGCCACCCTGCCGGCCAGCGGCTCGAGCGGGACCCATTACACCAACCTCGTGGCCGACGCCGCCGGCAACCTGTACGTGGGCGACGATGCGAGCCAGGTCATCCGCCGCATCAGCGCGGGCACCGTTGCCCCGTTTGCAGGCCGCGGCGCCTCCGTGGCGAATGTCGACGGCACCGGTGCCGCGGCACAGTTCTCGCTGGCCGGCGTGCTCGGGCCCGATCCGCGCTACGAGCTGGCCACGGATGCGCAGGGCAACGTCTACGTGGGCGAAGGGGCCGTCGTGCGCAAGGTGACCCCGGCCGGCGTCGCGACCACGCTCAACCTGCCGCCCGGCGGCCGCACGCTCGGCTATTACGTGAGCAGCGTGGCGGTCGACGGCAGCATGCTGGCGGTGTCGAACGGCGTCGTCGCGCGCATCGATGCGGCCGGCGTCTCCCATTTCATCGCGGGCCAGGCCGGCGTGGCGGGCATCGCGGATGGCGTCGGCGCCAAGGCCACTTTCACGAGCCCGTCGGGACTGTTCGAGGATGTCCAGGGCAACATCTGGCTGACGGACACGGTGCCCGGACCGATGACCGACGTCGGCGTCAAGACCTATCGCCGCAAGATCGCGCCGGACGGTACCGTCACCACGCTGCCCGCCGACACGCCGATACCTTCCGTCACTCTGTACCGGGGCAAGGACGGCACGCAATGGGGTGTCGATACGAGCTTCAACGTCGTCCGGACCGATCCCAATGGCACCCGTACCGTCGTCCGCCAGGCGCGCGACGTGGCCGACCGCGTGACCGGGCTGACGGTCGACGGCAGCGGCAACCTGTACCTGGCCATGCAGGAAGGCAGCACGTTGTACTCCGTGCGCAAGATTACGCCGGCCGGCACCGAGACCGTCATCGCGGGCAAGCCGGGCGCTGTGGGCGTACGCGCCGGCACCCCGGGCAGCCTCGGTCCGGTCGACGCGATCGCGGTCGCCCCCGACGGCACGGTCTACGTGATGAGCGAGAACGCGCTGGTGCGCATCCTTCAATAA
- a CDS encoding DUF2145 domain-containing protein, whose translation MRAHRNRLARLACALIFAAALPAHAGQVCRDEPLRVDEVRRSLDLAQRTFAALDASGASVAIIARAGQDLSKYGLEYSHMGIVVRDHAAGRWTVVHELNTCGTADSDLFVEGVGNFFLTDLYRYRAQVLIPGPDVQARAAALVAGRTARRLHEPHYNMLSYVYSTRYQNSNQWVLETLAAASAPPGAVETRAEAQSWLKGQGYRVPTVEIPAVTRLGARMFRANVAFDDHPFDRRMAGQIDTVSTDAIVNFVRERDPQARVLVVE comes from the coding sequence ATGCGCGCGCATCGTAACCGCCTGGCCCGGCTGGCCTGCGCATTGATCTTCGCGGCGGCTTTGCCGGCGCACGCGGGCCAGGTCTGCCGCGACGAGCCATTGCGTGTCGACGAAGTGCGCCGGTCGCTGGACCTCGCCCAGCGCACGTTCGCCGCCCTCGACGCGAGCGGGGCCAGCGTGGCGATCATCGCCCGCGCGGGCCAGGACCTCAGCAAATACGGCCTGGAGTACTCGCACATGGGGATCGTCGTGCGCGACCATGCGGCCGGGCGCTGGACCGTCGTGCACGAACTGAATACCTGCGGGACGGCGGATTCGGACCTGTTCGTAGAAGGCGTCGGCAACTTCTTCCTGACGGACCTGTACCGCTACCGGGCCCAGGTCCTGATCCCCGGCCCGGACGTGCAGGCACGCGCGGCCGCCCTGGTGGCGGGCCGCACGGCGCGGCGCCTGCACGAGCCGCACTACAACATGCTGTCCTACGTGTACTCGACGCGCTACCAGAACTCCAACCAGTGGGTGCTGGAGACGCTCGCCGCCGCCAGCGCGCCGCCAGGTGCCGTCGAGACGCGCGCCGAGGCGCAATCGTGGCTGAAGGGCCAGGGCTATCGCGTGCCGACGGTCGAGATCCCGGCCGTGACGCGCCTCGGCGCCCGCATGTTCCGCGCCAACGTCGCGTTCGACGACCATCCGTTCGACCGCCGCATGGCCGGGCAGATCGACACCGTCTCCACGGACGCCATCGTGAATTTCGTGCGCGAACGCGATCCGCAGGCACGCGTACTCGTCGTGGAGTAA
- the paoA gene encoding aldehyde dehydrogenase iron-sulfur subunit PaoA: MIDSSDINQTRRDLLIGGALSATAAALPPMASAQGPETGQAPAAATPAPVTAKVALRVNGQRYELDLDTRTTLLDMLREHLRLTGTKKGCDQGQCGACTVIVDGRRINSCLSLAVMHEGAEVTTIEGLGTPDKLHPLQAAFVKHDGYQCGYCTPGQICSAVAALDEIGRGIPSHVSADLTAKPLLSPDELRERMSGNICRCGAYSNIIDAITEFAGRPA, translated from the coding sequence ATGATCGACTCGAGCGACATCAACCAGACGAGGCGCGACCTGCTGATCGGCGGCGCGCTCTCCGCCACGGCCGCGGCGTTGCCGCCCATGGCATCCGCCCAGGGACCGGAAACCGGCCAGGCGCCCGCCGCCGCCACGCCGGCGCCGGTGACGGCCAAGGTCGCGCTGCGCGTAAACGGCCAGCGCTACGAACTGGATCTCGACACGCGCACCACCTTGCTCGACATGCTGCGCGAGCACCTGCGCCTGACGGGCACCAAGAAGGGCTGCGACCAGGGCCAGTGCGGCGCGTGCACGGTCATCGTGGACGGCCGCCGCATCAATTCCTGCCTCAGCCTCGCGGTGATGCACGAAGGCGCGGAGGTGACGACCATCGAAGGCCTCGGCACGCCGGACAAGCTGCATCCGCTGCAGGCCGCGTTCGTGAAGCACGACGGCTACCAGTGCGGCTACTGCACGCCGGGCCAGATCTGCTCGGCCGTCGCGGCGCTGGACGAGATCGGGCGCGGCATCCCGAGCCACGTCAGCGCGGACCTGACAGCGAAACCCCTGCTGTCGCCGGACGAGCTGCGCGAGCGCATGAGCGGCAACATCTGCCGCTGCGGCGCGTACTCGAACATCATCGATGCGATCACGGAATTCGCGGGGAGGCCGGCATGA
- a CDS encoding FAD binding domain-containing protein yields the protein MKAFTYQRARTPAEAAAAAAQHPGARFIAGGTNLLDLMKLEIETPPHLVDVNGLGLDRIEPTQDGGLRVGALVRNTDLAADPRVRRDYAVLSRALLAGASAQLRNKATTAGNLLQRTRCPYFYDTNMACNKRKPGSGCSAIGGFTRQLAIVGHSEACIATHPSDMAVAMQLLDVGVETVRPDGSARTIPIADFYRLPGGTPHIENTLAPGELITAVTLPKPLGGRHYYHKVRDRSSYAFALVSVAAVVQPDGSGRVALGGVAHRPWRVPAAESAMPRGAQAVTDQLLAGVRVTNDNAFKIPLVQRTLASVLADARKA from the coding sequence ATGAAGGCGTTCACCTACCAGCGCGCCCGCACGCCGGCGGAAGCGGCGGCCGCCGCCGCGCAGCATCCGGGCGCCCGCTTCATCGCCGGCGGCACGAACCTGCTGGACCTCATGAAGCTCGAGATCGAGACGCCGCCGCACCTCGTCGACGTCAACGGGCTGGGTCTCGACAGGATCGAGCCGACGCAGGACGGCGGGCTGCGCGTGGGCGCCCTCGTGCGCAACACGGACCTCGCGGCCGACCCGCGCGTGCGGCGCGATTACGCCGTACTGTCGCGCGCCCTGCTCGCGGGCGCGTCGGCCCAGCTGCGCAACAAGGCGACGACGGCGGGCAACCTGTTGCAGCGGACCCGCTGTCCGTACTTCTACGACACGAACATGGCCTGCAACAAGCGCAAGCCGGGCAGCGGCTGTTCCGCCATCGGCGGTTTTACGCGCCAGCTGGCGATCGTGGGCCACAGCGAAGCGTGCATCGCGACGCACCCGAGCGACATGGCGGTGGCGATGCAGCTGCTGGACGTGGGCGTGGAGACGGTGCGCCCGGACGGTTCGGCGCGCACGATCCCCATCGCGGATTTTTACCGCCTGCCGGGCGGCACGCCGCATATCGAGAACACGCTCGCGCCGGGCGAGTTGATCACGGCGGTCACCTTGCCGAAACCGCTGGGCGGCAGGCACTATTACCACAAGGTGCGCGACCGGTCGTCGTATGCGTTCGCGCTGGTTTCCGTGGCGGCGGTCGTCCAGCCGGACGGCAGCGGGCGCGTGGCGCTGGGCGGCGTCGCGCACCGGCCGTGGCGCGTGCCGGCCGCGGAATCCGCCATGCCGCGCGGCGCGCAGGCCGTGACCGACCAGTTGCTGGCCGGCGTGCGCGTCACGAACGACAATGCGTTCAAGATCCCGCTGGTCCAGCGCACGCTGGCATCCGTGCTGGCGGATGCACGCAAGGCATGA